The genome window TCTGGTCCCGAGTCAGGGAAGGAGGCAAGGCAGCCTCTCTAACCCTCCCCAGCCAAtcagggctgtgggcaggggaaGCCCCAGGCCTTCTCCTGGGTATAAAAGAGTGTGCCCAGACAACCACCCCCAGACTGTCAGGCTGCCCTGGGCACTCTGGGGACCACCTGGGCTTTGGGGCCAcctcttccccacctcccactcaCTGGAGGACCGAGATGTGCTGTTGACAAAGACGTTGAGGAACTTCTTGGAGAAGGTAAGGTCAGGGCTGTCTGGGGAGGCGTCCTCCAGGTCCTGACTGACACCCAGCAGAGCAGCCCCTGCCTCATCCTCGCTGGCCTCACCACCACTGTCCTCCTCACTGTCGTCACCCAGGCCGGCACAGCgcctcaggctcaccagctccaGCTGTGTGTGCTCATCCACCACCAGTGTGTACTTGACTGCATCATATACCAGTGAGGCATCCAGCGGCGCCTCAGGACCCGAGCCCCTGATCCCTGGGGGACCTGTCTTGTCTTCggcctcatcctcatcctcttcATCCTCGTCCTCCTCTGAGCAGGTGGCAGAGCAGGCGCGGCCAGGGCGTGTGGCGCGGCCTGGGGCGGCCCACAGTGGCGTGATGGTGTCGCGTGTGGGGTTGCTGAGGAAGAGGCAGGGCCCGGGCTGAGTGGGGCCGGGCCTGGGCGCAGGGGGTGCGGGGGGCGGTGGCCCGCACAGTGTCTCCATGTCCACCAGCTCCACACCACCCGGGCCCACAGCCTCTGGGGCCCTGCCAGCTGGGGACGTGGGCTCCCCGGAAGGACGCGGCGCAGGAGACAGGCACTGGCCCGGGCAGAGGATGGGCGACGAGCCCTCGGAGATCATGCGGCTCACGAGGTTGCTGAGCAGCCAGGGCGAATCTGCGTCCTCGCTGAGGTCTGGCTCTGACTCGGAGCCTGACTCGTACTCGCTGTTGGTGTCTTCGGGGCCCACTGGCAGGAAGGCAGGGCGGCGAGGGGGTTCGCACGCAGGCTCGGGCTCCGAGGCAGGCGACGAAGCCTCTTCGATGGAGTTGGTGAGGTGCGAGGAGCGGCCACTGCTACTGCTCAGCTCCAGCTCCGTCTCCGAGATGGACGAGATCATGCGCCCCAGATGCACGGCCCCTGCATCCTCTGAGTCGGACCCCGGTGAGGATAGCTCCTGGCTGCTGCGCCGGTTCCCGCAACCCCCGCTGGAGCCACTCCCCAGGTCAACCTCGATGCCCGGATCCGAGGAGGGCGAGGCCCCACCGAGTGCTGGGGGGCCCTCAGGCCGGTTCCCTTCGCAGTCACAACCTGGGCCCACAGGTGACTGCACCGCGCGGGGACAGGCATCAGCAGGTGACTCTGCTGGGCAGGGAGGAGGCATGTGTCAGCCAGCCCACCGTCCTcctgtcctcccttcctccctcccttgccTCCGGAGCCCCCAACGCCCTGCTCACCTCGCAGAGGCTCCTGGGGGGGTGAGCACAGCACTGTCTCCTGCCAGGAGGCTGGAGGTGCTGGGGCAAAGCCTCCATTGTTGTTTAGGGAGTCCTTTGGAGGGACAAAAGAGGTGCTAAGGAGGGGCTTCTGCTCTCAGGGGTAGAAGGAATAGGCTGCCATGGCAGCAGAGTCCCAGATGATGGGTCTGGGTACTCACCTGGGCTCCCAGTGTAGTCAGGTGGAGTGTGGTGGGCCGGTGCTTGTGGGGTTCCTCCATGGAGGGGGAGGGTATCAGCTGCGCCGGAGCCCGGACTTCTGAGCCAGGGCATTCCTCCTCCTtgccctccctttcttcctcctcctcctcctcttcttcatcgtcatcctcctcctcttcttcattGTCATCGATCATCTCAAACTCCTGGAAATCATCCTGGAAGGAGCAGATGGGGTGCAGCTGCTCCGAACGCCCCAGGGAGAGGCTGTCCTACAGGAAGGAAGGACAGGGCAGAGTGtgacagtgactttgggtcccAACTGTCAGAAAAGGGGAAAATGGGAAGCTATAAGTCAAGGGAGAGAAACCTCCAGGTCACCCTGCTCCCTAAcaaagcagttttattttgttttttaatctgtttaAGATACATAAGGATCACTCTAGTTCTTGGTAAGGGCCTAAACTTCTATGCCTGGGTGACAGAGATTCTCAGAGTGGCCCCAACCCAGCTGCCAACCTCACCTTGCCCCAAACCCCATCGCATTCAACATCATCACTCTTTCCTTCATAGCATTTTGACATGATTCACAATTACTGGACAGTGTTTGGCCTGTCTCTCCCACCAAGTTGCAAGCCCCACCAGGGAAGAATGTCCATATTGAGCACTGGTGTACCCCCCACATGAGAACAGGACCTACCCATGGccaatgctcagtaaatattgaatgaatgcatgaaggaAGAGACAGCTGGCACCTAGGATTCACCAAGTTTGCACCAACCTCAGGGCCTCCGACATAGTTAATCCCATTGGGGCAACTGCTCTCCtccattctctccttccttcttccctcatcAGTCCAGCTCCTGCTAGTCCTCCCTCCGGGCATGCTTGTGTGCCATATCCACTGGAAAGTCTTGGTTGGGTTCCCTTCCCCATGACTGCACCTTATGTCCTCCAGGTGGAACCCAGTCCTCAACACTCAGGCAGCTATCACTGTGACATGTCTTTCTCCCCTACTAGATTATCAGCTCCTGAGGGCAAAGGCCAAATCTGTCCTGTTCTCTCAAGCACCTGAAAACCCCTGGCACTTGCCACATGACAATAGCTCAGAAAtgttcttgaatgaatgaaaagagaaatgtggagaaacagaaggaggagaaaaggaggaaggagatagggaagaaACAGTTTCGGAGTGGAGATAGGAGTCAGAGATATGCAGGTGGGAACAGAGTTGGGAAGCATTATGAGCACAGAGGGCAACCAAAGCACAGGCACACTTCTGCTCCCCCAAGCTAGCCTGCTGATGAGGGTCACAAGGACTTCTGGGGAAGACCCTCGGTGGAGGGCAACCTAGTCTGTTAAAGAAAGAGAGGTTTGATATCCAGGAAGACCCCAGGCCAGGAGATCAAGGGGCAGGGGGGTAACCAGAGGATCTTTTTATCTCAAAGCTGAGCTCAGAACCCAACCTAAAACCCTAAATGAACGCTAAGCAGAGCCTAAGTGAGGCTCACCCTTGAGAAGGCTCTATTCCCCAGTCCCTCCCCACCTTCTCGCAGTGGTCGGAGTCATAGCTGAGGCCCAGGCCACAGTCATCGGTGATCTCAGACAGGTCTTCATCGTCAAATTCTTCCAGGCTTATGTCCTGAGGAGGCCTGGAGAGGAGACCAGGTCAGAGAGCAAGGACAGGGCTCCTGAGAGAGCCAGCAACCCGGGTTGCCCTGCCTGGGAACTGGTCCTAGGACGGGCAAAGGGAGATCCAGCTCCTAGTCCCCTGGGTCTTCACAGCCAGTTATGTATGCATCCTGCCATCATGTAAAACCCAAGCCCTGTTCTCCAGGGGATTCCCCCCACGATCTAAGCTATAACTAGCCCAGAGGGGCTGCTTGTCCCCTCAGCCATCCTTCCAGATCTCCTCCctctgctcagccccaggcccctcTGGATCCTAGCCGAAGCCTCAGGGGAGTCAAGCTGAGcagagtgggggaagggggagctgaggctgcagcagcaggagagggaggggtcgAGCCACTTCTGGGAACAGAATCTGGCCACtttgtctctcctttcctgcccagGGCATGCCCACAACCAGAGCCCAGCCCTCTCCCCACCGCAGTCCCTTCCTCCAGGGTGCCAGGCATGATTTTAGCCCTCCTTCCCTGAGCCCCACAAGCCAGGCCAGGCCTCCACCAAAGAGAGGCCCAACAAGGCCAAAAGGACATGCCAAGCACAGAGGGTGCGCTCATGTCCTGGCCAGGCAGGCCACCCCTCAGAGGCTGGACAGGGACCTCCACCCTTGAGGGTCAGTTTGCCTAGCTGGGTGCGGCACAGGATCCCAGCGGGGCAATGGAAGGGGGAGAGTacggtaggggtgggggtgggggttatgGAGGCTAGAGGAGGAGAATGAGAGGAGAACAAAAATGGAGAGACCCTCAACAGAGGGCGGGGGAAGTCAGGAGTCCAGGCCTCAGGACCAGGACCAGTGAGGGCCCTGGGGTTGGGTCCCCAAAGGCGGTGGGGGTGGGCAACAGGCCGGTCGCGGGGCCTAGGGAGGTGGTACGCGAGGGGCTGCATGAAGGGGAGAGCCTGCCAGGCCCAGCGCTCAGCGTACCTGCAGCCCGGCGGCGACAGCGAGtggaaggtggagagagaaaacatctccgcgCGGTCCGCCATCTTCTCCGGGGAGAGGCCgctgggcgggggaggggcagcacCTCGGCCCTCGCGCCGTGTCGCTCCCCCCTCGGTCCTCGGCCCTCCCCGGCTCACCTCGTGACACGCCCTGCGACACCCCGCCTGCCGACACACCTCAACACCCTGCAGGACACCGCGGCAGCCGGCTAGAGGGACGccgcagggggaggggaggaggggaggaggatccgggagggaggggacagaggaagggacgGGAGGGGGGGCGGCGGGGAAGCTGGTTGGAGGAGAGAAGATGGTTTGACTGAGAGGCTTTGGTTAGGGAAGGATCGGGTGCGTGGTTTGTTTTGAGGGGGCAGGTGAGAAGCGGATTGGCGGAGATGGGGATCAGGTTTGGATACAGGAGGGTCTGCGGGTGGGGACAGGCGAAGGTGACAACCTACAACTAGGATCCTGCCATGGGGAAGTCGGACGAAGGCAACAGTCTGGGTTCTCTGGTTAATTGGGGTTTGGGGACAGGGGCTGTGGAGGGATGGATGCGGCCCCGGCAGCTGCACTGACGTCTCAAGGAACCAGAAAAGAGTTGGGGTCCCAAGCCTGGTGCAAGATGATTTCAGGCCAAGGCTGCGCAGTGCACGAAAAGGAGTTGGAGAGCTGTCCGCCCTTGAGTGCTGatcggggtggggcggggtggaggAGCTGTCCCACAAAGGGTGCTGACTGGGGAAGAACGGAGACATCAGCCGAGGATGCTTATCCCGGCTGCATTTGGAGTGGACCACAAAGAGAATGCTGACTAGGCTAAAATCGAACCTTCAGTACACAGTGCAGACCACACAGGGTGGGAAGAGGTACTAATGGGCACTGAGTGAAGTTCTAACACAGAGGTTGTGTTCATTCAACTAGGAAAATATTCTTGAACTCCAACTATGTGACTAGCACTGTTTAGGGTATGAGAAGTGTGAGAAGAGCAATGTCTGAAATCAAGCTCAAGAGTCAGATTCCGTCAGGGTCATCTGGCATTGGAGTGAGGAGAGGACAGATCATGGCTCCGGGATGGTTAATAAAGAGAAGTTAGGTAGACTTTGTGCATATTTGACTAAAGCAGGAAGCTGGACTTCCAATAAGAGttagaaaattaattcaaactaTCTCTTATTTTACTCCTATAGCATAGAAACcataagtacaaaataaaaattccagtaGCTTTATTATACAGTGAACAGAActatataataaagaagaacagCTTAAGAACTAGACCATACCTTACTGGAAATGCTGTCATACAAATAAGTTCACCACTTCCTGAATCTTGATTTTAAGCATTCATTTCTCTGACCATCACctcttatttctcttgctttcttaCTGTGTTAACATTACACCCACCATTCTTTGACTCCATAAGAAATTTGCTCCAGTTACTATTGCTGTGTAGCTAATCACTTCCAAGTTTAGTCAGTGAAAACAACTTTTTTGCTCTGCTTACAGCTTTGGGGTCATAAATTCAGGAAAAATTCCAAGGGGTAGTTCTTGCTTTGGGTTTCACTAGTGCTTTGGTTAAAGTCAGAGTTCAGTTATGCTTAATGCCTCAGATGCTTAACTCACAGATTGTCAGTTGATACCAACACCTAGCCTCTCCAGCATGGTGGTCTTAGGGTACTCGAACTTCTGACATGATGGCTGGTTTCCCCAGAGTAAGTGTCTCAGGAGGGCCAGCTAGAATCTACATGGCCTTTTCTGATCTAGTCTTGGAGGTCATAAGGCATCACTTCTGCCACACCTATTGGTTAAAGCAGTCACAAATCCACCCATATCAAGAGAGAGGTTATAGAACCTATATCTCAATAGGGTCAAAAAATTCAGAGCCACATTATAAAATCCACCACAGATCTGCAGTCCATTGATTCCTACCCCTGTTTTCTCATTGACAATTCAAGTCCCTTGATTGAGCTTAACACTCTCTCTTGCATCATCAAATTCTTCAAGGAATGGCTTTCTTTAAACTTTTACAGAAGACAAATGAACTTAGCTCACATAAGCTGTGTCCAATTGTAAAGTTTATGCACTGAGTGATTCCAGGGACCACTTTAGAGCATTCTGTGTGTCTACCAACATACTGCATCACTAAAACATCTCTTTTACTGAAAGGTCACAGTTATTCTGCAACTTTGTGATTCATGACCAAGTATTGTCCTAATTGCTACAGAGTATAAATTAGGATAGCCACTTTGGAGAGAAATTTAGCAATACttagtaaaactaaaaatatacatattctgTAATCCCTATGATATATTGTATtatagcagtgattctcaaaataTGGTCTCTGGATTTCTGGAATCTCCAAGGGTTGGCAAGGTCACAATTATTCACATAATACTAAGAGGTTATTTGCCTTTGCTGACACTTGTGTTGATGTTGCAAAAGCAATGGTGGGGAAGACTGCTGTCTCCTTTGCACAAAATCAAGGCAGTGCTACCAAACTAACAGTAATTGTCAAATTCTTCACTGCCACATgctggcagagaggaggagaggaagcactTTTACTTAAGAAGTTCCTTGATGAAACAATGAAAACTATTAATACTAAATATTAGcacctaattcttttttaaaaattaattttaatggggtgacattgataaatcagggtacatatttggCACCTAATTCTTAATATCCAGGTTGATGATTTAAAGCACTGGAGACAGAAGACAACTAATTACACAGTTGTTGAAGTTGGCAGCTGAACTAGCCACTCTCTTCATGAAACactatttttacttgaaagaaaattgacaaactgGTTAGTCTGACTTGGATATTTGACAGAAActttctcaaaatgaaaaaagtgaacatgTAATTTCAAGGAAAATAACTAATAGTATTTGTTGCCAATGATAAAATTTGAGCTTTGaagcaaaaattagaattttcgAAAACCTATGTCATCACCATGAGCTTAAAGTTTCCcaatatttgcctgaccaggcggtggcgcagtgaatagagtatcgaactgggatgtggaagacccaggttcaaaaccccgaggtagccagcttgagcgcgggctcatctggtttgagcaaaagctcaccagcttgagcccaaggttgctggctcagtcaaggggttactcggtctgctgaaggcccacggtcaaggcacatatgagaaagcaatcaatgaacaactaaggtgttgcaacatgcaatgaaaaactaatgattgatgcttctcatatctccgttcctgtctgtccctgtctatccctctctctgactctctctctgtctctgaaaaaaaaaaaaaaagtttcccaatatttaaatgttttcctgATGAGACTGGTAGTAATATTAACGAGTGTGATTGTTttatattacataataaaatgtgTCAAAATTTGGAAGATCCACATAACTCAGTGaaccaatattttccaaatgaccaatGAAGGCATGATGTTTCAAAATTATGCATGAGTAAAAGACCCATTTGGCAAACAAAACTGACCAATGGCTTTTAATGTAAAGGGACAACAGGGTTCATTGATATGGTTTCAAATTCCTGATTGCAACTAACCCATAAGAAactatttcttggccctggctgggttgctcagtggatagagcgtagtcCTGGCATGCCAGGttggatccttggtcagggcatatacaagaagcaagcaatgagtacacaactaaatggaacaactaactagaacaataagttgatgcttctgtctctttctctctccttgaatcaatggaaattttttttaaaaaagccaactACTTCTTGTCTAGTCTTGATGTAGTATCAACAAAGATGCACAGTTATCTGAAAAAGCTACTGAAAACATTTCCAGCTATAAATCTATGTTAGGCTGGATTttctttatatcaatatatttcaaACAAAACAATGTAGTGTAAGAAATTGActgcagagacagatagggggaACCTGCTATCTTCAACAAAGCCATACATAAAGGAAActtgtaaaaatgtaaaaacaaggcCACTATTCTtgtgaaatttttgtttgtttgtatttttctgaagtgagaagaagggaggcagacagacagactcacgcatgtgcccgaccaggatccacccgccatgtcctctagggcagtggtcctcaaccttttttgggccacagaccggtttaatgtcagaaaatattttcacggactggcctttagggtgggacggataaatgtatcatgtgaccgagacaagcgtcaagagtgagtcttagatgtaacagagggaatctggtcattttttaaaaataaaacatctttcagacttaaatataaataaaatggaaataatgtaagttatttattctttctctgtggactggtaccaaatggcctatggaCTGTAACTGGTCCGCAGCCCGAGGGATAGGGGCCACTGCACTAGGGGaaggtgttctgcccatctggggcgttgctctgttgcaattggagccattctagtgcctgaggcagaggccatggagacatcctcagtgcctggggccaactttgctccaatggagttttggccatgggaggggatgagagagagagaaaggagaaggggaatggtgaagcagatgggtgcttctcctctgtgccctggccaggaattgaaactgggacttccacacacagggctgacactctaccactgaggaaaCTGGCAGgactataaatttttgttttataaaagttatctctagtcctggctggctagctaggttggttagagcatcgaccaaaggacagaggttgccagttcaatccctggtcagggcaaatacaggaacagatagacgttcctgtctttctctctcttttcctccctctctctttcctaaagtcaataaataaaaaaatatttttaagttatttctatAAGATGTTATGTTAACACATAAgggtttattatcattttaaatgaataaatcactCCCTCACAAATACACCATACTTCCTTAAGTGTTCAGGCAGAAAAATCAAATTATGTTCAAGGGAGAAAAATTAGGCTGGATTTAGAACTTTTCACTGCAATATTCAAAATCAAAATGAGGTGATAGGCTGAAAGCTGTGAGGGAAAGAATTAGTAGACCTTATTCAGGAAAAGGATCTtcacagatgtgattaaattaagggttttgagatgaggagattatcctggattatccaggggGCCCTAAATGCCTCACAAGTATCCTTATCACAGAGGCAGAGGGGGGATTGGGATGACACAGACAGAAGAGGGCTCTGTATTGACTGTGGAGGAGGGGACTGGAGGGACACAGTCACATGCTAAGGACTGCCTGCAGCCACCCTTAAGCTGGAAGGGACAGGGAGGAGTCTCCCTTAAAGCCTCCAGAGGGAGGGCAGCCCAGTGATTCTGATTTCAAACTTCTAGCCTCCcaagtttgtggcaatttgttagcTAGGAAACCAACAGTGACCCAAGAATTACCCCTGATCCAGTTGTTACTCAATCACAAGCACATGGATGCTGATCGAAGTCATGGGTGTAAATCAGGCCACTTAGAGTTCACAATCCCAACAGGACCAACACATACCAAATAGTTGACACCCCTTCACTGTCTTGAAAATAAATTCATggctctgactggttggctcagtggtagagtgtcggctcagtatgtggatgtcccaggttcgattcccagtcagggcacataggagaagcacccatctgtttctccctttccctctcttgcttctctctctctcctcctcctgcagtcatgtctcgattggagcaagttggccctaggcactgaggatggatggctccatgggctccaccccaggcactaagaagagctcagttgctgagcaatagggcaacatcccagatgagcagaccatcactccctagtgggctgccttgctgggtggatcccggtaggggcacatgtgggagtttgtctctctgcctcccgttctctcactgaattaaaaaaaaaagaaagaaaaattcataatATATAACATCTGTTTAAATGAACACAATGAAGGGAAACATAGAGGACTGGTGGCCAGGCTATGACCGTGACAAATCTATTCCAGTACATTCTTACCTTCTCATCAGTGCAATGTGCCCAGACCTCTTCAGCCAAGTCAGCAGTTACAATGACTGCCAGTGCTGTAGCCAAAAGACCAAGCTCAGAATCCCTTGGAGGACACCCACATCAATAACCTGCAATTAGTTCCTGGATTTGTATCCTCATAATCCATTCCCACACATATTTCCCTGGATTTTTTTGCTgatataaattggcaaaaaatctTTGTTCTTTTCATGTGTGTCTTTGTTTAGGGTCTTGTGAAAGCAGAGCCTAAGACAAAGACTTAGGTGTAGGTAGTTTGTGCAGTAAGCCATCCCATGGAACAGAAGTAAGAGCAGGAAGaataagacaggaaaggagaaatcaAATCATAGGGGTATGTTGCTGAGGTCACTGCTCTGGGGAACAGCACACTGGCTTCATTAGGACCTCCTGGGAAGTGAACAGATGCCTCCTAGGGTTATCCAACTATTCATGCAGAATCCTGTCCCAGCCCCTGAAGTTGCCCCCAGAGACCTCAGCTGTGCTGGTAAGCAGGCCAGTGGGCTCCTGTGGTGTCAGGAAAGGCCTGGAGCAGAGAGCACAAAGATGCAGGTGCTGGAGACACAGATCTGAGACCACTGCAAGCAAAGGTGAGCAGAGAGCATCAGTCAAGACACCAGCTCCTATACCCTTCAGGTCAGCTCAGGCACCACATTAGGTCCACTCTGTCGTGATTCTTTGAGATGAAGGCTGGCTACAACGTTTATGACGGCCTTAATGTAAGAGCAGGACAAACAGTCTGCACTACTGAGGCTATTCCTGAGTCTGTAACTCACATCTCATACTCATCATCTCCCTTCTCTTCTATCTGGTCTGCATTTCTCACCCTCCACCAGCATCTCACCATCATGTCTGGTGGGGTTACCCAGACCTTCATCCCTGAGGGATCTGAGCCCTTTGTTGCCTTGTTCTTAGCACGCTATGGCTGCTGAAAATACCTTTTCACTGTTATCACTTGGCATGGAAGAAACCAGACAGACCCAGGTCAATCTGCCACTGCCAAGCCATCTCCTCATTACCCATTAAGCAGCAATAACCCTCTATCCTCATAATAATCAGAAACAATAATCCCTCCTCTTCTTTGCCTGCTGGTATACTTGCATGAGGAGCTCAGGGACCTGGTATAATTCACAGACTCAGGTTCAGTATTGGTGCCCTTCCCTGGAACCAGGGGAACTGCTCTCATGGAATGTTTCCTACCTGGGACCCAGGAGAGCTGCTGTTACAGGGACAGAATGTACAAATTCTACAAGTGGGCCACTGAGAATGATGGTGAGAGATAGCTCATCCCAGCCCTTACTACTTGGATGTGTCTTTGTTTCTGGATCCCCATATCCACATATTATATCTACTGGGAGCACAGATCTGCACACTGGGCTTTGATTCAGTGTATAACCCCTGCTCCTCAGGACACTGAGAGCTGGCAccttaactatttttttcatGGATGACTCCATCTTCCTATCAAAGTGGCTGCTTGTAGACAACGCTGGAGGTTAGAGAAGCACTGAATCCCATGGCAATCTGCACACCTCTCACAGTAAAATGAGGTTCTTGGCCCGAGGTAATGTTATATACAATCGTATGTTGGTAATTTGTGCattgtc of Saccopteryx bilineata isolate mSacBil1 chromosome 1, mSacBil1_pri_phased_curated, whole genome shotgun sequence contains these proteins:
- the MAPK8IP2 gene encoding C-Jun-amino-terminal kinase-interacting protein 2 isoform X1, with translation MADRAEMFSLSTFHSLSPPGCRPPQDISLEEFDDEDLSEITDDCGLGLSYDSDHCEKDSLSLGRSEQLHPICSFQDDFQEFEMIDDNEEEEEDDDEEEEEEEEEREGKEEECPGSEVRAPAQLIPSPSMEEPHKHRPTTLHLTTLGAQDSLNNNGGFAPAPPASWQETVLCSPPQEPLRAESPADACPRAVQSPVGPGCDCEGNRPEGPPALGGASPSSDPGIEVDLGSGSSGGCGNRRSSQELSSPGSDSEDAGAVHLGRMISSISETELELSSSSGRSSHLTNSIEEASSPASEPEPACEPPRRPAFLPVGPEDTNSEYESGSESEPDLSEDADSPWLLSNLVSRMISEGSSPILCPGQCLSPAPRPSGEPTSPAGRAPEAVGPGGVELVDMETLCGPPPPAPPAPRPGPTQPGPCLFLSNPTRDTITPLWAAPGRATRPGRACSATCSEEDEDEEDEDEAEDKTGPPGIRGSGPEAPLDASLVYDAVKYTLVVDEHTQLELVSLRRCAGLGDDSEEDSGGEASEDEAGAALLGVSQDLEDASPDSPDLTFSKKFLNVFVNSTSRSSSTESFGLFSCLVNGEEREQTHRAVFRFIPRHPDELELDVDDPVLVEAEEDDFWFRGFNMRTGERGVFPAFYAHAVPGPAKDLLGSKRSPCWVERFDVQFLGSVEVPCHQGNGILCAAMQKIATARKLTVHLRPPASCDLEISLRGVKLSLSGGPEFQHCSHFFQMKNISFCGCHPRNSCYFGFITKHPLLSRFACHVFVSQESMRPVAQSVGRAFLEYYQEHLEYACPTEDIYLE
- the MAPK8IP2 gene encoding C-Jun-amino-terminal kinase-interacting protein 2 isoform X2; its protein translation is MADRAEMFSLSTFHSLSPPGCRPPQDISLEEFDDEDLSEITDDCGLGLSYDSDHCEKDSLSLGRSEQLHPICSFQDDFQEFEMIDDNEEEEEDDDEEEEEEEEEREGKEEECPGSEVRAPAQLIPSPSMEEPHKHRPTTLHLTTLGAQDSLNNNGGFAPAPPASWQETVLCSPPQEPLRESPADACPRAVQSPVGPGCDCEGNRPEGPPALGGASPSSDPGIEVDLGSGSSGGCGNRRSSQELSSPGSDSEDAGAVHLGRMISSISETELELSSSSGRSSHLTNSIEEASSPASEPEPACEPPRRPAFLPVGPEDTNSEYESGSESEPDLSEDADSPWLLSNLVSRMISEGSSPILCPGQCLSPAPRPSGEPTSPAGRAPEAVGPGGVELVDMETLCGPPPPAPPAPRPGPTQPGPCLFLSNPTRDTITPLWAAPGRATRPGRACSATCSEEDEDEEDEDEAEDKTGPPGIRGSGPEAPLDASLVYDAVKYTLVVDEHTQLELVSLRRCAGLGDDSEEDSGGEASEDEAGAALLGVSQDLEDASPDSPDLTFSKKFLNVFVNSTSRSSSTESFGLFSCLVNGEEREQTHRAVFRFIPRHPDELELDVDDPVLVEAEEDDFWFRGFNMRTGERGVFPAFYAHAVPGPAKDLLGSKRSPCWVERFDVQFLGSVEVPCHQGNGILCAAMQKIATARKLTVHLRPPASCDLEISLRGVKLSLSGGPEFQHCSHFFQMKNISFCGCHPRNSCYFGFITKHPLLSRFACHVFVSQESMRPVAQSVGRAFLEYYQEHLEYACPTEDIYLE